GTGAATCCGCCAGGTCTGGAAGGAAGCAACGGTAACAAGACTGTTTAAGTCACAGTAAACCTGGCTATCTTAAAAGAAATTATGGCTTACAGAGTATTATCAAGACGATATAGACCAAAAACATTTGAAGAATTGATAGGTCAATCTCATGTCACGAGGACACTATCCAATGCAATCAGGGATGCGCGGGTAGGACATGCTTACCTATTTACAGGGCCGCGCGGCGTGGGTAAGACAACTGTAGCAAGGCTGCTTGCCAAATCATTAAACTGCGAAAAAGGTCCGACATCTGCGCCGTGCAATGCATGCCCAAGTTGTATCGAGATAGATGAGAGCAGAAGCATGGATGTATATGAGATAGACGGCGCTTCAAACACAGGCGTGGATAACATACGGGAGATAAAAAATAATGTTCAGTACTCTCCCTCGAGAGATAGATATAAGATCTACATCATAGATGAGGTTCACATGCTTTCTCAGGGTGCATTTAACGCATTGCTGAAAACGCTCGAAGAACCGCCGGATCATGTTGTTTTTATTTTTGCAACAACAGAACCCCACAAAGTGCCTTTAACCGTCCAGTCAAGGTGCCAGAGATTTGACTTTAGAAAACTTCGTTCCTCAATGATCCTTCAGAGTCTGAATACTATAACAGTACAAGAAGGCATAATGATAGACGATGAATCGAGAGACATTATAGCCAGATACTCGCAGGGCAGTCTCAGGGATGCACAAAGCTTGCTTGAACAGGCTATAGCGTACAGCGGCAAAAATATAACACACGATGAAATATACAAAGCGTTAGGCATATTAGAAAGGGACGTGCTTATAAAGGCAGTAAATGCTTTGTCATCTCACGATATTGCCGAAGCAACTATCGTAGCAAGGGAAGTAGATGCAAGGGGCTATGATCCAAAAAGGTTTACAGAAGAACTTCTGGCTGTATTGAGAGATGCCTACCTTTTAACCCAATCGCTCGGTGACCTTGTAGAACTTCCAGAGGCAGAAATAATAACATTAAAAAAATTGAGTAATGCATTTACAGCAGAAGATATCATAAATCTTATGAATACCGTTGCAAAAAGTATAGAACTAATATCACGGTCAACTCAACCAGGTATGGCACTCGAGGTTGTACTGATAAAGGCTGCCTCACTAAAACCCATTTTCCCTATCGATCAGATACTCTCTGATCTGAAAAAGCTGAAGAATAATGTAAAAGATACATCAAACGCCTTCATGACTAAACCCGCAAATAATGAGTCGAATCAGGATAACGTCATCACTTATGTTAAAGAGAATCATGAAGAGGAACATTCCAGTAATAACGAAAAAACAACTGAAGGCTTTATCCAGCAAATATATCAGGTGAACGGTTCAATTGCTGTAGCTCTTAAGGGTTCAAAAATTGACATTGAAAAAGACCGCAAAATCTGTATAACTTATAAACAAGAAGATACCGCTCTGTTCAGCAAAGAAAAGAATGGAGAATTTATAAAAAGTATGATAAAAAATTATTTTGGCATTAATTATGAGATGGAGCTAAAAATTCAGCAAAGACATGAAGCAGCAAGCAAAAACTTGGAAGAATTGGAAGAAAGGGATCCAAAGCTTCATACCCTGCTGGATGTACTTGGAGCCAAGATCATAAAAAAAACATAAAGGGGCAAATATGAATATAGATACACTGTTAAAACAGGCAAAAAAAATGCAAGATCAGTTGAGTAAAATTACAGAAGAACTCGCCACAAAAGAAGTTGAGGCATCAAGCGGCGGGGCAATGGTCACTGTAAAAGCGAATGGGAAAAGTGAGATCACAAAAATAACTATAGATCCAGAAGCATTCTCTCTTGGGGATAAACAGATGCTCGAGGATATGATTCTTGCTGCAGCAAATGAAGCACTCAACCGGGCAAAAGAATTATCAACAGAAGCATTTAAACAGGTTTCCGGGGGAATAAACATTCCGGGTTTCCCTCTATGACAGAGATCGATGATAACCCGGTAACGATACTTGTAACTCAATTAAAAAAGTTACCCGGCGTTGGAGAAAAAACAGCCATAAGATTTGCATACCATATTTTGGGTATGCAAAAAGATGAAAGAGATGAGATCTCTGATTCAATAAAAAGGGTAAGTGATGAGTTAAGGCTGTGCCCAATCTGTTTTAATTTTACAAGTAAAGAGCGGTGCGATATATGTGCAAACCCCAACAGGAATAACGCTGTTATTTGTGTTGTAGAAAAACCATCCGATCTTTATACAATAGAAAAGGCAGGTATTTTTAAAAGCAGGTATCATGTTATACACGGGGTTATAGACCTTTTAAACAATATTGGCCCCGAGCAATTAAGAATAGCGGAACTCATGCAAAGGTTTTCAAAAGAAGACATTAAAGAAGTAATTATTGCTCTAAGCTCAGGTACGGAAGGAGAGGCTACAGCCATGTACCTTCAAAGGATGATAAAACCGTTTAATATAAAGGTTACAAGGCTGGCAAGCGGCATACCCATGGGTTCATCGCTTGAGTATATGGATCAATATACAATAATAAAAGCAATAGAAAACAGAATAGAAATATAGGGAGAGGTGACGGGATGTCAACGATAAAAAATAAGTTACCCATTGTAAATGAAGCCGGTCTCTATGAGATCAGGGTGGAAAGTATAGGCGGATTAGGCGCCAATCTTGCAGGAAAGCTCCTTGCCGAAGCCGGTGTACTCGGTATGGGACTCAACGGCGTTAATTTTGCAAGCTATGGTTCTGAAAAAAAAGGGACACCGGTCAAGGCGTTTGTAAAATTTTCTGAACCGGATTTAGAGATCAGATCAAACGGCCCTGTCGAAGAGCCGCATCTGCTTGTTGTCTTTCACGAAAGACTTATAACATCAACACCTCTCACTCAGGGTGTTAAAGAGAGCACTACGGTAATTGTAAATACCGGAAAATCTCCCGACACTATGAGGGAGATGTTAAAATTATACGGCGGCACTGTTGCATGTATAGATGCCTTAAAGATCTCTATCGAAGAAAGGGTAAAAATCAATACGCCAATGCTTGGAGCAATAGTAAAGGCATCAAATTTTATAGATAAGGATGCACTTAAAGGGGCAATCACGGACACATTCAAAAAGAAGTATCCCAATATCATTGATGCAAACCTAAAGGCATTCGAAAGAGGTTATAACGAGCTGACTATGAAGACCTTTAAGCCTGACGGGCTTTACGAGTATGTGCCCTTTAGAAAAGAAGTTTCTTTGCTTGGTTATAAAAATGCGCCTATCGGGGGTGTGATACTCAATCCGGGTAATAGCATAAATAAGGATCTCAGCGCATCAAGAACGGGTTACATGCCTCTGTTTATACAGGAAAAATGTACAAATTGCGGGGAATGCGAGATCACCTGTCCCGATTATTGTTTTGTCTGGGAAAAGGGTGTTGATAAGCACGGCAGGCAAAAACAGATTCTGCTCGGTATAGACTATCAGTTTTGTAAGGGATGTATGAAATGCGTTCAAATCTGCAAGTTTGATGCATTGCATAAAGAACTTGAGTCCGAATACAATGTAGAGAAATTAACAATCAAACATACTGAATTTGTTTTGAAATAATGGAGGAATGATGGAAGAAATAACAGCAAAAAAACTACAAAAAGAACCATTACCGCAGGTTCAAGGGTTGCATAGCGGCAATGAGATGGCAGCAATATCAGCAAAACACATAAACTTCCATATAATGGGATTCTATCCCATAACACCATCAACAGAAATAGCAGAAAATCTTGATGAGATGAAGGCGTACGGTGAACACGATATAAGAATGATACCAGGTGACGGAGAGCACGGTGCAGCAGGCATATGCTACGGGGCAACACTCGCTGGAGGAAGGGTTTTTAATGCGACATCGGCAAATGGATTTCTCTTTTCCATTGAGCAATACCCGGTACAATCCGGAACAAGATTTCCTATGTTACTGAACCTTGTAACAAGAGCAGTGTCGGGTCCTCTTGATATCCGCGGAGATCACAGTGATCTATATATGGCGCTCAATACAGGATGGATCATCCTGCTTGCGAAATCACCGCAGGTTGTTTATGATATGAACATCATAGCAGTAAAACTGGGCGAACTTGAGGATGTAAGGCTTCCTGTGATCGTTGCTTATGACGGGTTTTTCACAAGCCATCAGAAAAGAAGGGTTAAATACTTTGCAGACAAAAAACATGTATTGGATTTCCTCGGCGAATATAAACCGCTCTATACGGCTGTCGATCCGGAACATCCGATGACATTTGGTGCCTACATGAATGATCCCGATCTTATAAACAACAAAAAACAACTTTCCCTTGCAATGGAGGCCGCGTACAGACACTTGCCGGAGGTTTTTGCAGAGTATGGAGAGATTAGCGGTAGATCATATCCATTGGTTGAGACGTACATGATGGAAGACGCGGACTATGCCCTGTTTCTGATTAACTCATCATTTGATACTGCAAAAGACGCGGTTGATAAATTGAGAAAACAGGGTAAAAAGGTTGGTGTGTTATCTCCAAGTGTTATAAGGCCATTTCCATATAATGAGCTCGTGTCTCTTTTAAAACATGTGAAAGCACTTTGTGTTGCGGATAGAGCGGACAGCTATGGCGCATGGGGTGGGAATATGACGCTTGAGGTGAAGGCGACACTCAAGGACGATACTGAGAATAAAACAACTGTTATATCAAGGATATATGGGCTTGGGGGTAAAGAGTTTTCTACAGAAGATGCAGAGATTCTGCTAAAAGAGACCATCCGTGCAGGAGAAAACAAAAACAGTGTAAAACGTTATGAGTATCATGGGGCAAATCCTGGTAAAGAGGACTATACAATGGAGACAGCCATGCCTGCTGTAAATAAGATTGAAGTAACAGGCCAGGTTATGGCTGAAAAGGATCAGTCTACAGGCAGGGTAATAAATGTAAAAGGCATCACAGCTCAGGGATTGTCTATGATACCAAGACGCGTTGTCCCGGGTCATGGGGCGTGTCCAGGCTGCGGGATTTTCTCTAACCTTAATATATTTTTTAAAGGTCTTGAAGGAGATGTTGTTGTTTTGTTCCATACAGGCTGCGGTGAGGTTGTAACATCGGGTTATCCATACAGCTCCCACAGGATCACATTTATACACAACCTTTTTCAGAGCGGCGCACCAACGTTGGCTGGAGTTAGCGAGATGTTAGAGGAAAGGATAAAAAGAGGCGAAATTCCACAGGATAAAGAAATAACCTTTTTAATGGTTTCAGGGGATGGAGGTATGGATATAGGGATGGGTCCTGCAATTGGTACCGCATTAAGGGGTAACAAACTCATTCTTTTAGAGTACGATAACGAAGGCTATATGAACACAGGGGATCAACTCTCATTCTCAACACCCATAGGTCATGACACCTCAACTTCACATGCCGGACCCAAACAAAAGGGTAAGAAAACACACCACAAGGACACTGCACAGATCATGGCTGCATGTCATATACCTTATGTTGCAACAGTTGCAGAGAGTAATTACAAAGATATGATCCAGAAAGCAAAAAAAGCACAGGAATATGCAAAAGAAGGTTTTGTATATGTAAAAGCACTTTCTTTATGTCCACTATCATGGAGAAGCGATGAACAGATAGGTACGGACATTATATCTAAAGCAGTTGATTCATGCTTTTTTCCACTGTATGATGTGGATCACGGCAAAACAACAATTACTTATGACCCGGAGGCAAAGGGTAAAAAGGTCCATGTTCTTGAATGGCTTAAGCTTATGGGTAAAACACGGCACCTTACAAAACCGGAGAACCAGGACGTTGTTGAAGCATTCCAAAAAGAGGTTGATAGGAGATGGAAAAGGCTTAAAGCCATGCATGAAAGCCCATATCTGTAAGATAACTGTTGATTTTTTATTTAAAATCACATTATAAGATTTAAAACTAAAGGAGATGATATATGGCAAGCCCATCATTTATAATGTATGAAGAAGAGTTTATCCAGATCAATAAGGTGCTGGAAAAGCTTGCCAAGGAAGCTAATGCAAAGATCGTATTCCTGGTCGATAAAAATGGACAGTTGATTGCAACTTATGGAGAGACACAAAACATAGATACAACATCTCTCGCATCTTTAACAGCAGGCAACATAGCTGCAACAGGCGGATTAGCAAAGCTGATAGGTGAGAAAGAATTCTCGATATTGTTCCATGAGGGTGAGAAGGACAACATACATATATCTATCATAGGACAGAGGGTAATACTTGTTGTGATATTTGATCATAGATCATCGCTCGGGCTTGTCAGATTGAGGGTAAAAAAATCTGGGGATGAATTAAACAACATATTTAATAATCTTCTGAAAAAGGTTGAAAAGGAACCTCAGGCAGGTACTCCGTTCTCAGAGATTACGGATGAGGATATAGAAAATTTATTTAAAGATTAATATGGAATAGGGGATATGGAAAGATGTCTTTTATAAATTATTCGTCAAGGGAGATTAACTGTAAAATAGTTTATTACGGGCCTGGATTAGGTGGTAAAACAACCAACCTCCAGTATATTTACGACAAGATGAGCCCCGATACCAAGGGTAAGCTCATCTCCCTTGCTACAGAAACAGAAAGAACATTGTTCTTTGATTTTTTACCGCTTGCACTCGGTGAGATAAGAGGATTCAAAACAAGGTTCCAGCTTTACACTGTACCGGGACAGGTTTTCTATGACGCAAGCAGAAAGCTTATCCTCAGAGGTGTTGATGGGGTTGTGTTTGTAGCGGATTCTCAAGTAGAAAGAATGGACGCAAATATAGAGAGCGTTGAAAACCTCAAGGTTAATCTAAAGGAAAATGGATATGACTTTGAGAAGATCCCTCTTATCGTTCAGTATAATAAAAGAGACCTTCCCAATTGTTCAGATATGGAAGAGCTGAGAAAGTTGCTCAATGAAAAAGAGGCTCCGGAGTTTGAGGCAGTTGCGGTAAAAGGTATAGGTGTGTTTGAAACACTTAAAGCGGTTTCAAAGCTTGTGCTTATGGAGCTTAAAAGAGGCACCGCTGTAAAATAGTATAATTTTAAATTTATTAAAAAAACTTGCAAATCATTAATTTTAGTTGCATCATATTATATCTTATTCCTCGGTAGCTCAATGGTAGAGCATTCGGCTGTTAACCGAAGGGTTGCAGGTTCGAGCCCTGCCCGAGGAGCCATTATTTTGATGCGGAGTAATTAGTCTGATTAAATAATTTTTTTAATCAATTCCTTAACCTCCGCTGTTACCAACCGCCCTTCCCCCTCTTTCTGCCTCATATCCGCCGCAGCCATTAATGAAAAGTTTTATTCTATATATATTGAATCAACCATGCAGTATATGCTAATTGCTGAATATGCATAGAAAGTATTATTCAATGGCTATATTTTTATTATGCCTTTTTTTTGCGTCAAGCACGCGGGCTTTCGATCTATCTTCACTCTTAACAAATAAAGGTATAATAAAACTTAATGCGGATAAAATTCTTTATAATGATAAAACAGGCGTTATTGATGCAGCAGGCAACGTAAAAATAGAGAGGGCTGATTCGTCTCTGTCGGCCCAGCATATTATATATAACTCAAAAACGTATCAAACCAAAGCAGAAGGTAATGTGCAATGGCAAATCGGTAAGGATTATATTAAAGCGGATTCAATTGATGTAAACCTATCAACGCAATTGGGTATTATAAAAAACGGCTATATCACAATTGAAAATGGAGAATACACAATAACAGGCAAGGTGATAAAAAAGGTTGCTGGCAAAAGGCTTATTATAGAGGAGGGATCCCTTACTACATGTAAATGCAGTAATAATAAACCATCGTGGAGTATAAGCGCAAAACATATTGACGCAACTATAGGAGGATACGCAACGATAAAAGATGCCTTTTTTAAGGCAAACAATATACCCATTATTTATACACCATATATGACGATACCTGTGAAAACATCAAGAGCGTCCGGGTTTCTTATGCCTACCATTTCTTATTCAGGCTTAAACGGTCTTATACTTTCCATACCATATTTCTGGGCAATATCGCAGAATAAGGATGCCACATTCTCTTTTGATGCAATGACTAACAGGGGCCTTGGGGCCAGCGCACAATTCAGATACGCATTAACAACAAATGACAGCGGGGTGTTTGATGCAAGATATTTTAAAGAACTTTTTCTTCCATATCAAAGGGACAGGTTTTACGTAAGCGGGTCGTACTATCAGGACTTATTATTCGGGATCTTTTCTAAAGGCTTACTAAATTATTATAGTGATCGGACGTACCTTAACGATTTCTCTTCGCTTCTTCAACAATCGTCTGTAGAGTACGAAGAATCAAAATTTACACTTCAAAGGAATTTCGCTGATGCAGATGTAATGGCATCTCTTATATATCTTGAAAATATGTGGGCAGCCAACAATGATGCCACATTACAGCAGCTGCCCTTTGGCTCTATTACATATTTCCCTGTTCACATAGCAAGCAAGCTCCCTTTGTATGCGGAATTCAATACAAATGTAGAAAATTTTATAAGAAGTGATCCTGCCCTGCCAAAGGGCCAGAGACTCGGCATTGTACCGGGTATATACATGCCGTTTACAATCGGGGATTATCTTTATTTTAATTCTGAAGCATTGTTTAATGCTTACTTCTATAATGCTGGCATATATGGCATATATCATCCTGGAAAGATAATAAATACCGATCTATCCGCAGAGTTATCAACAAAACTTTCAAATGTGTATGATATAAAACTTGGGAGGCTAAAAGGTGTTAAACACATCATATCTCCATTTGTAAGTATAAATGCAAAACACACTCTAACAAACGATGAACAATTTGCATTTGATCAAATAGAAAACAGCCCAAATGAATCAAGAACACTTAATTTCGGCATATTAAACAGCTTTATTGGGAAAACAATGCCTTTTGAGAACATGGTATCGTATCCTGTTGTAGGGAAGTTTGATATATCTTCGGGTTATGATTTTATTGAAGCGGTGAGACCGCTAACAGGACCGACCGATAAGAGAAGACCCTTTTTGCCGATTAACTTTGATCTTGTAATTCAGCCACCTGATTTTTTAAACACAAACATCAGTATGCTGGTTGATCCATCTACTCTTAGTATGACAGAGACATCGATTTACGAGACTGCAAACGACAAAAGGGGTGATAGTGCATCTTTAAACTATTCTTACTTTCGCAGTTCAACAAGCGCTATTAGTGCATACCTTAATTTTGTTTTAACACATTATTTAACGTTGTACGGCGGCGCAAACTATTCATTTTACCAGAGGTCATTGATTCAGGCTGTGTATGGTATAAAATTAAGCACACCATGCAATTGCTGGAGTTTAGATGCTTCATACATCCAGAGACCTTTAACTCCAAGCCTTAGTACAATAAGCGTTTTCTTTACGCTGAAAGGACTCGGGACAATAGGCGGTTAATATGCTTAAACGTATTATAAAATCATGGGATGCGTTGTGGAAATACTTTTTCTATATCGGATTTTCATACGGACCAATGGTTTATACGCTTGCAAGAAACAGTTTCATTAAGAAGCTCAAACTTATAACTGAAAAAGACATAATGGATGGTATCGCACTCGCCC
This is a stretch of genomic DNA from Deltaproteobacteria bacterium. It encodes these proteins:
- the dnaX gene encoding DNA polymerase III subunit gamma/tau translates to MAYRVLSRRYRPKTFEELIGQSHVTRTLSNAIRDARVGHAYLFTGPRGVGKTTVARLLAKSLNCEKGPTSAPCNACPSCIEIDESRSMDVYEIDGASNTGVDNIREIKNNVQYSPSRDRYKIYIIDEVHMLSQGAFNALLKTLEEPPDHVVFIFATTEPHKVPLTVQSRCQRFDFRKLRSSMILQSLNTITVQEGIMIDDESRDIIARYSQGSLRDAQSLLEQAIAYSGKNITHDEIYKALGILERDVLIKAVNALSSHDIAEATIVAREVDARGYDPKRFTEELLAVLRDAYLLTQSLGDLVELPEAEIITLKKLSNAFTAEDIINLMNTVAKSIELISRSTQPGMALEVVLIKAASLKPIFPIDQILSDLKKLKNNVKDTSNAFMTKPANNESNQDNVITYVKENHEEEHSSNNEKTTEGFIQQIYQVNGSIAVALKGSKIDIEKDRKICITYKQEDTALFSKEKNGEFIKSMIKNYFGINYEMELKIQQRHEAASKNLEELEERDPKLHTLLDVLGAKIIKKT
- a CDS encoding YbaB/EbfC family nucleoid-associated protein, encoding MNIDTLLKQAKKMQDQLSKITEELATKEVEASSGGAMVTVKANGKSEITKITIDPEAFSLGDKQMLEDMILAAANEALNRAKELSTEAFKQVSGGINIPGFPL
- the recR gene encoding recombination mediator RecR, which encodes MTEIDDNPVTILVTQLKKLPGVGEKTAIRFAYHILGMQKDERDEISDSIKRVSDELRLCPICFNFTSKERCDICANPNRNNAVICVVEKPSDLYTIEKAGIFKSRYHVIHGVIDLLNNIGPEQLRIAELMQRFSKEDIKEVIIALSSGTEGEATAMYLQRMIKPFNIKVTRLASGIPMGSSLEYMDQYTIIKAIENRIEI
- a CDS encoding 2-oxoacid:acceptor oxidoreductase family protein: MSTIKNKLPIVNEAGLYEIRVESIGGLGANLAGKLLAEAGVLGMGLNGVNFASYGSEKKGTPVKAFVKFSEPDLEIRSNGPVEEPHLLVVFHERLITSTPLTQGVKESTTVIVNTGKSPDTMREMLKLYGGTVACIDALKISIEERVKINTPMLGAIVKASNFIDKDALKGAITDTFKKKYPNIIDANLKAFERGYNELTMKTFKPDGLYEYVPFRKEVSLLGYKNAPIGGVILNPGNSINKDLSASRTGYMPLFIQEKCTNCGECEITCPDYCFVWEKGVDKHGRQKQILLGIDYQFCKGCMKCVQICKFDALHKELESEYNVEKLTIKHTEFVLK
- a CDS encoding thiamine pyrophosphate-dependent enzyme produces the protein MAAISAKHINFHIMGFYPITPSTEIAENLDEMKAYGEHDIRMIPGDGEHGAAGICYGATLAGGRVFNATSANGFLFSIEQYPVQSGTRFPMLLNLVTRAVSGPLDIRGDHSDLYMALNTGWIILLAKSPQVVYDMNIIAVKLGELEDVRLPVIVAYDGFFTSHQKRRVKYFADKKHVLDFLGEYKPLYTAVDPEHPMTFGAYMNDPDLINNKKQLSLAMEAAYRHLPEVFAEYGEISGRSYPLVETYMMEDADYALFLINSSFDTAKDAVDKLRKQGKKVGVLSPSVIRPFPYNELVSLLKHVKALCVADRADSYGAWGGNMTLEVKATLKDDTENKTTVISRIYGLGGKEFSTEDAEILLKETIRAGENKNSVKRYEYHGANPGKEDYTMETAMPAVNKIEVTGQVMAEKDQSTGRVINVKGITAQGLSMIPRRVVPGHGACPGCGIFSNLNIFFKGLEGDVVVLFHTGCGEVVTSGYPYSSHRITFIHNLFQSGAPTLAGVSEMLEERIKRGEIPQDKEITFLMVSGDGGMDIGMGPAIGTALRGNKLILLEYDNEGYMNTGDQLSFSTPIGHDTSTSHAGPKQKGKKTHHKDTAQIMAACHIPYVATVAESNYKDMIQKAKKAQEYAKEGFVYVKALSLCPLSWRSDEQIGTDIISKAVDSCFFPLYDVDHGKTTITYDPEAKGKKVHVLEWLKLMGKTRHLTKPENQDVVEAFQKEVDRRWKRLKAMHESPYL
- a CDS encoding roadblock/LC7 domain-containing protein; amino-acid sequence: MASPSFIMYEEEFIQINKVLEKLAKEANAKIVFLVDKNGQLIATYGETQNIDTTSLASLTAGNIAATGGLAKLIGEKEFSILFHEGEKDNIHISIIGQRVILVVIFDHRSSLGLVRLRVKKSGDELNNIFNNLLKKVEKEPQAGTPFSEITDEDIENLFKD
- a CDS encoding ADP-ribosylation factor-like protein — protein: MSFINYSSREINCKIVYYGPGLGGKTTNLQYIYDKMSPDTKGKLISLATETERTLFFDFLPLALGEIRGFKTRFQLYTVPGQVFYDASRKLILRGVDGVVFVADSQVERMDANIESVENLKVNLKENGYDFEKIPLIVQYNKRDLPNCSDMEELRKLLNEKEAPEFEAVAVKGIGVFETLKAVSKLVLMELKRGTAVK
- the lptD gene encoding LPS assembly protein LptD, which codes for MHRKYYSMAIFLLCLFFASSTRAFDLSSLLTNKGIIKLNADKILYNDKTGVIDAAGNVKIERADSSLSAQHIIYNSKTYQTKAEGNVQWQIGKDYIKADSIDVNLSTQLGIIKNGYITIENGEYTITGKVIKKVAGKRLIIEEGSLTTCKCSNNKPSWSISAKHIDATIGGYATIKDAFFKANNIPIIYTPYMTIPVKTSRASGFLMPTISYSGLNGLILSIPYFWAISQNKDATFSFDAMTNRGLGASAQFRYALTTNDSGVFDARYFKELFLPYQRDRFYVSGSYYQDLLFGIFSKGLLNYYSDRTYLNDFSSLLQQSSVEYEESKFTLQRNFADADVMASLIYLENMWAANNDATLQQLPFGSITYFPVHIASKLPLYAEFNTNVENFIRSDPALPKGQRLGIVPGIYMPFTIGDYLYFNSEALFNAYFYNAGIYGIYHPGKIINTDLSAELSTKLSNVYDIKLGRLKGVKHIISPFVSINAKHTLTNDEQFAFDQIENSPNESRTLNFGILNSFIGKTMPFENMVSYPVVGKFDISSGYDFIEAVRPLTGPTDKRRPFLPINFDLVIQPPDFLNTNISMLVDPSTLSMTETSIYETANDKRGDSASLNYSYFRSSTSAISAYLNFVLTHYLTLYGGANYSFYQRSLIQAVYGIKLSTPCNCWSLDASYIQRPLTPSLSTISVFFTLKGLGTIGG